From Vibrio artabrorum, a single genomic window includes:
- the ffh gene encoding signal recognition particle protein — MFDNLTDRLSKTLKNISGKGRLTEDNIKETLREVRMALLEADVALPVVRDFVKRVKEGAVGVEVSKSLTPGQEFIKIVQAELEAVMGESNEALNLAAQPPAVILMAGLQGAGKTTSVGKLSKLLTERDKKKVLVVSADVYRPAAIKQLETLASDVGVDFFPSSADQKPLDIANAAIDHAKKKFYDVLIVDTAGRLAIDEGMMGEIKELHTAIKPVETLFVVDAMTGQDAANTAKAFGDTLPLTGVILTKVDGDARGGAALSVRHITGKPIKFLGVGEKTDALEPFHPDRVASRILGMGDVLSLIEDLQKNVDTEKAEKLAKKFKEKKGFDLEDFREQLGQMQNMGGMMGMMDKLPGMSQLPNNVKDKVDDKMFKQMEAIINSMTMKERLRPELIKGSRKKRIAAGSGTQVQDVNRMLKQFTQMQKMMKKMQKGGMKGMMRNMQGMMGGGGGMGGMGGGFNPFGR; from the coding sequence ATGTTTGATAATCTAACGGATCGTCTATCCAAAACGCTGAAGAACATCAGCGGTAAAGGTCGCCTGACCGAAGACAACATAAAAGAGACACTGCGTGAAGTACGTATGGCGCTACTTGAAGCCGACGTTGCACTGCCAGTTGTCCGCGATTTTGTTAAGCGCGTAAAAGAAGGTGCTGTGGGGGTTGAGGTTTCTAAATCTCTAACGCCCGGTCAAGAATTCATTAAGATCGTTCAAGCTGAACTTGAAGCGGTGATGGGGGAGTCTAACGAGGCTCTTAACTTAGCGGCGCAACCGCCTGCCGTCATCTTAATGGCTGGTCTACAAGGTGCAGGTAAAACCACATCGGTCGGTAAGCTATCTAAACTCCTGACTGAACGTGACAAGAAAAAAGTGCTGGTTGTGTCTGCCGACGTTTACCGTCCTGCGGCGATCAAACAGCTAGAAACATTAGCCAGCGATGTGGGGGTCGATTTCTTCCCATCTTCAGCGGATCAAAAGCCTCTTGATATTGCCAACGCTGCCATCGACCACGCGAAGAAGAAATTCTACGACGTACTTATTGTCGATACTGCGGGTCGTCTGGCTATCGATGAAGGGATGATGGGCGAGATCAAAGAGCTTCATACCGCAATCAAGCCGGTAGAAACTCTGTTCGTTGTTGATGCCATGACAGGTCAAGATGCTGCGAATACAGCAAAAGCCTTTGGTGATACGTTACCACTCACGGGTGTTATCTTAACGAAAGTGGATGGTGATGCGCGTGGTGGTGCCGCTCTGTCTGTTCGCCACATCACAGGCAAACCGATTAAGTTCTTAGGTGTGGGTGAAAAGACGGACGCACTAGAACCGTTCCACCCGGATCGTGTTGCTTCTCGTATCCTAGGTATGGGCGACGTACTGTCTCTTATTGAAGACCTACAGAAAAACGTTGATACCGAAAAAGCAGAGAAACTGGCGAAGAAGTTCAAAGAGAAGAAAGGCTTTGATCTTGAAGACTTCCGTGAACAGCTTGGTCAGATGCAAAATATGGGCGGCATGATGGGCATGATGGATAAGCTTCCTGGTATGTCTCAGCTACCTAACAACGTAAAAGATAAAGTTGATGACAAGATGTTCAAGCAGATGGAAGCGATCATCAACTCTATGACCATGAAAGAGCGCCTGCGCCCAGAACTAATCAAAGGTTCACGCAAGAAGCGTATTGCGGCAGGTTCAGGCACTCAAGTACAAGATGTAAACCGTATGCTGAAACAGTTCACTCAAATGCAGAAGATGATGAAGAAAATGCAGAAGGGTGGAATGAAAGGCATGATGCGCAACATGCAAGGCATGATGGGCGGCGGTGGAGGTATGGGCGGAATGGGTGGTGGTTTTAACCCGTTTGGTCGATAA
- the rpsP gene encoding 30S ribosomal protein S16 yields the protein MVTIRLARHGAKKRPFYQIVVADSRNSATGRFIEKVGFFNPTAQGQEEGLRLDLDRVNHWVGQGASLSDRVAKLVKDAQKAA from the coding sequence ATGGTAACCATTCGTTTGGCACGTCACGGTGCAAAGAAGCGCCCATTTTATCAAATCGTAGTTGCGGATAGCCGTAACTCTGCAACTGGCCGTTTCATCGAGAAAGTAGGTTTCTTTAACCCTACTGCTCAAGGTCAAGAAGAAGGTCTACGTCTAGACCTAGATCGCGTTAACCACTGGGTTGGTCAAGGCGCATCTCTATCTGACCGCGTAGCTAAGCTAGTTAAAGACGCTCAAAAAGCGGCTTAA
- the luxS gene encoding S-ribosylhomocysteine lyase translates to MPLLDSFTVDHTRMNAPAVRVAKTMQTPKGDTITVFDLRFTAPNKDILSEKGIHTLEHLYAGFMRAHLNGSDVEIIDISPMGCRTGFYMSLIGTPSEQQVADAWLAAMQDVLKVENQNKIPELNEYQCGTAAMHSLDEAKGIANAIIAAGISVNKNDELALPESMLQELKID, encoded by the coding sequence ATGCCTTTATTAGATAGTTTCACTGTTGATCACACACGCATGAATGCACCCGCAGTTCGTGTTGCTAAAACAATGCAAACCCCAAAAGGGGATACCATCACGGTATTTGACCTACGCTTCACCGCACCAAACAAAGATATCCTGTCTGAGAAAGGTATCCATACTTTAGAGCACCTATACGCTGGGTTCATGCGAGCTCATCTGAATGGTTCAGATGTTGAGATCATCGACATTTCACCAATGGGTTGTCGCACCGGTTTCTACATGAGCTTAATCGGCACACCTTCAGAGCAGCAAGTGGCTGATGCTTGGTTAGCGGCAATGCAAGATGTACTGAAGGTTGAGAATCAGAATAAGATTCCTGAGCTGAATGAGTACCAATGTGGTACTGCCGCGATGCACTCTTTGGATGAAGCGAAAGGCATCGCGAATGCGATCATCGCTGCCGGTATTTCGGTAAACAAAAATGATGAATTGGCACTGCCAGAGTCAATGTTACAAGAGCTTAAAATCGACTAA
- a CDS encoding cytochrome C assembly family protein, with product MDSLIAIAAAFLYAMAISTIIPGLVHQTRIRVKTVFISALLALAFHAWLLGDLIFNANGQNLSILNVASLISLIVSLVMSSAMLKTRLWFILPVVYSFAALNLMAAAFLPSTFIKHLENDPKLLVHISLALFSYATLSIGALYALQLAWLDHKLKKKKALVINPNLPPLMMVERQLFKIILIGNGLLTGTLLTGLIFVQDMFAQGKAHKAVLSFIAWIIYSILLWGHYQKGWRGQKVTWFALAGACMLTLAYFGSRFVQEIILN from the coding sequence ATGGACAGTCTTATTGCGATCGCAGCAGCCTTTCTTTATGCAATGGCGATCTCCACGATCATTCCAGGTCTTGTGCACCAAACAAGGATCCGTGTCAAAACGGTGTTTATCAGCGCATTACTTGCTTTAGCTTTCCATGCTTGGTTGCTTGGCGATTTAATCTTTAATGCCAACGGTCAAAACCTCAGTATCTTGAACGTTGCTTCATTGATCAGTTTAATCGTCTCTCTGGTGATGAGCAGTGCGATGCTCAAAACCCGACTGTGGTTCATCTTACCCGTCGTGTATAGTTTCGCTGCGCTCAATTTGATGGCCGCGGCTTTTCTTCCAAGTACCTTCATCAAGCATTTAGAAAACGACCCAAAACTCCTCGTGCACATTTCTTTGGCGTTATTTTCATACGCGACACTGAGTATCGGTGCGCTATATGCCTTGCAGCTCGCGTGGCTCGACCACAAACTTAAAAAGAAAAAAGCGCTGGTAATCAACCCGAACCTCCCTCCCTTAATGATGGTTGAAAGACAACTTTTCAAGATCATTCTGATCGGTAATGGTTTATTAACAGGCACCTTACTGACCGGTCTTATCTTCGTACAAGATATGTTTGCTCAAGGGAAAGCGCACAAAGCCGTGCTGTCTTTTATCGCTTGGATTATCTACTCCATTCTTCTATGGGGTCACTACCAAAAAGGTTGGCGGGGACAGAAGGTCACTTGGTTTGCACTTGCCGGTGCTTGTATGCTTACATTAGCCTACTTCGGTAGCCGCTTCGTTCAGGAAATCATTCTGAATTAA
- a CDS encoding HlyC/CorC family transporter, producing the protein MDDISTGILFALLACLIVISGYFSGSETGMMSLNRYRLKHLANTGHKGAKRVEKLLNRPDRLIGLILIGNNLVNILASAIATILGMRIYGDIGVAIATGVLTLVILVFAEVTPKTVASLFPERVSYASSILLMILMKVLSPLVILVNFITNGFIRILGVKASHDATDHLSSEELRTVVNEAGSLIPQRHQDMLVSILDLEHVTVNDIMVPRNEITGIDINDDWKSIVRQLTHSPHGRVVLYRDQIDEVVGMLRLREAYRLMLEKNEFNKETLLRAADEIYFIPEATPLNTQLLKFQRNKQRIGLIVDEYGDINGLVTLEDILEEIVGEFTTSITPSLSEEITPQSDGSFLIEGSANIRDINKGLQWTLPTDGPRTLNGLILEHLEDIPESHLSVQVASHPMEIVELEENRIKLVRVFPQIVNG; encoded by the coding sequence TTGGACGACATATCAACGGGTATCTTATTTGCGCTACTCGCGTGTCTCATTGTAATTTCTGGTTATTTCTCTGGTTCCGAAACGGGCATGATGTCCTTGAACCGCTACCGTTTAAAGCATCTAGCCAATACGGGCCATAAAGGTGCTAAACGCGTAGAAAAACTTCTGAATCGCCCAGACAGATTGATCGGCCTCATCCTCATCGGCAACAATCTCGTCAACATTCTTGCGTCTGCGATCGCGACTATTCTTGGCATGCGCATCTATGGAGATATCGGCGTAGCGATTGCTACCGGTGTCCTGACTCTCGTGATCCTCGTGTTTGCCGAAGTCACCCCAAAAACGGTCGCTTCTTTATTTCCAGAACGTGTCTCTTACGCCAGTAGCATCCTGTTAATGATACTGATGAAAGTACTGTCACCACTGGTCATTTTAGTTAACTTCATTACCAATGGCTTTATTCGCATCCTTGGTGTCAAAGCCAGCCACGATGCAACTGACCATTTAAGCTCGGAAGAGCTGAGAACCGTGGTCAATGAAGCGGGAAGCCTAATACCTCAGCGCCACCAAGATATGTTGGTTTCTATTTTAGATTTAGAGCATGTCACCGTGAATGACATTATGGTGCCACGTAATGAGATAACGGGCATCGATATCAATGACGATTGGAAATCGATCGTTCGTCAGTTGACCCACTCCCCTCATGGCCGTGTGGTCCTGTATCGTGACCAGATAGATGAAGTCGTTGGTATGCTGAGGCTACGTGAAGCTTACCGCTTGATGCTTGAGAAAAATGAGTTCAATAAAGAAACACTTTTACGTGCCGCAGATGAGATCTATTTCATCCCTGAGGCAACCCCACTCAATACTCAACTGCTTAAGTTTCAACGCAATAAACAGCGTATCGGCTTAATTGTCGATGAATATGGCGATATCAATGGTTTGGTTACCCTTGAAGATATTCTAGAAGAGATCGTAGGTGAATTTACCACCTCAATCACCCCAAGCTTATCTGAGGAAATTACTCCGCAAAGCGATGGCAGCTTCTTGATTGAAGGCAGTGCCAATATCCGAGACATTAATAAAGGCCTGCAATGGACACTGCCAACCGACGGTCCAAGAACGTTGAATGGTTTGATACTGGAACACCTTGAAGATATTCCTGAGAGTCACCTGAGTGTTCAGGTTGCCAGCCACCCCATGGAAATCGTTGAACTTGAAGAGAACCGCATCAAGCTTGTGCGTGTGTTCCCGCAGATCGTGAACGGATAA
- the rimM gene encoding ribosome maturation factor RimM (Essential for efficient processing of 16S rRNA) yields MSMKGKETMSKQNERIVMGKLGSTYGIRGWLKVFSYTDNAESIFDYSPWYIKIKGEWVEYKVESWKRHGQGYVCKLAGLDVREDAQLMTNFEIAIDPASLPELSEDEFYWRELFGMQVFTTKGYDLGEVTDLLETGSNDVLVIKANLKDAFGQKERLVPYLEEQVIKKVDREARRIEVDWDPGF; encoded by the coding sequence ATGTCGATGAAGGGTAAAGAAACTATGAGCAAGCAAAACGAAAGAATTGTCATGGGTAAACTTGGGTCTACCTATGGTATTCGTGGCTGGCTTAAAGTGTTCTCCTACACAGACAATGCTGAAAGCATATTTGATTACAGTCCTTGGTATATAAAGATCAAGGGCGAGTGGGTTGAGTATAAAGTTGAGAGCTGGAAACGTCATGGTCAAGGCTATGTATGTAAGCTAGCGGGATTAGATGTTCGTGAAGACGCGCAACTGATGACTAACTTTGAAATTGCTATTGACCCTGCTTCGTTACCTGAATTGTCAGAAGATGAATTCTACTGGCGTGAATTGTTCGGTATGCAAGTTTTTACCACTAAAGGTTACGACCTTGGTGAGGTCACTGACCTATTAGAAACTGGCTCGAACGATGTTCTAGTAATAAAAGCAAATCTTAAAGATGCTTTTGGCCAAAAGGAACGGTTAGTACCGTACCTTGAAGAGCAAGTGATCAAGAAAGTTGATCGCGAAGCTCGCCGGATCGAAGTTGACTGGGATCCTGGATTCTAA